Proteins from a single region of Egicoccus sp. AB-alg2:
- a CDS encoding AI-2E family transporter — MTDDAHSQARPPSDAASPPERDRVPSWLLTVSAWGWRLLILLVGAAAILYVLTTLALVTLPVIIALILATLCVQPARALERRGLPRAGAALVVVGGALLAIVALIAALTPPFVTQVQELRPTVLEAVDTLFELLETSPLGWDRDEVVGFIQQGTEALQERGGEVAGQVLTGAAAIVQGVAALVLALVLLFFFVKDGEQIVAWVIARSPADHRDTVRAVGRRAWAALSGFVRGTAAVALIDAVGIGVGLAIVGVPLVLPIAVLVFLGGFIPVIGAFLTGLLAVLVALAAGGVQQALIVLAIVVAVQQIESNVLQPVIMRRAVSLHPVVILGALTAGAALIGVIGAFLAVPIAAVLSAVGNELRLRAEAAAEVDPASDAAPDAAAGADTEPPGDAPLGPTDAPVPTDEL; from the coding sequence GTGACCGACGACGCCCACTCCCAGGCGCGGCCGCCGTCGGACGCGGCCTCGCCGCCCGAGCGCGACCGGGTCCCGTCCTGGCTGCTGACCGTCTCCGCCTGGGGCTGGCGGCTGCTGATCCTGTTGGTCGGCGCGGCCGCGATCCTCTACGTGCTGACCACGCTGGCCCTGGTCACGCTGCCGGTCATCATCGCGCTCATCCTGGCGACGCTGTGCGTCCAACCGGCGCGCGCGTTGGAACGGCGCGGGCTGCCCCGGGCCGGTGCCGCCCTCGTCGTGGTCGGCGGCGCACTGCTCGCCATCGTCGCCCTGATCGCCGCGCTGACGCCGCCGTTCGTCACGCAGGTGCAGGAGCTGCGCCCGACCGTGCTGGAAGCGGTCGACACGCTGTTCGAACTGCTCGAGACCAGTCCGCTGGGCTGGGACCGCGACGAGGTGGTCGGGTTCATCCAGCAGGGCACCGAGGCGCTGCAGGAGCGTGGCGGCGAGGTCGCCGGACAGGTACTGACCGGTGCGGCGGCGATCGTGCAGGGCGTCGCCGCGCTGGTGCTGGCCCTCGTCCTGCTGTTCTTCTTCGTCAAGGACGGCGAGCAGATCGTCGCGTGGGTCATCGCCCGCAGTCCGGCCGACCACCGCGACACCGTCCGCGCGGTCGGTCGCCGGGCGTGGGCGGCGCTGTCCGGGTTCGTGCGCGGCACGGCCGCGGTCGCACTCATCGACGCGGTCGGCATCGGTGTCGGTCTCGCGATCGTGGGCGTGCCCCTGGTGCTGCCGATCGCGGTGTTGGTGTTCCTCGGCGGGTTCATCCCCGTGATCGGCGCGTTCCTGACCGGTCTCCTGGCCGTGCTGGTGGCGCTGGCCGCCGGCGGGGTGCAGCAGGCCCTGATCGTGCTGGCCATCGTCGTGGCCGTGCAGCAGATCGAATCCAATGTCCTGCAACCGGTCATCATGCGCCGGGCCGTGTCCCTGCACCCGGTCGTGATCCTGGGGGCCCTGACCGCCGGCGCGGCGCTGATCGGCGTCATCGGGGCCTTCCTCGCCGTGCCGATCGCGGCCGTGCTGTCCGCCGTCGGCAACGAACTGCGCCTGCGCGCCGAGGCCGCCGCGGAGGTGGACCCGGCCTCGGACGCGGCACCGGACGCGGCGGCGGGTGCGGACACCGAACCGCCGGGTGACGCGCCGCTGGGCCCGACCGACGCCCCCGTCCCCACCGACGAGCTGTAG
- a CDS encoding S-layer homology domain-containing protein, whose product MRRTPIRQRLVIVGLMVGLLATIAGPAFATPQVRDFGPQIDAYARYEGQTRCLSTEQPGVRDFRALLQRTYGANGGGILRNCSQGGKSEHKEGRAYDWMLNANNASDRRKADEVLGWLLATDEHGNRHAMARRLGIMYIIWNRQVWNAYRPNEGWRPYTGASPHTDHIHFSFTWDGAQRKTSFWTAPDVGQARVAAAPGPFADIPSNYQFVRQISWAADVNLTKGVGNGTHFAPVRNVTRGQMATFLWRMMGEPAVSTPHGFTDIPSGAHYEPALRWAVAADVIPVSSSREFNGESAVSRRHMALWMHRLAGSPKPTQQHSFSDVPRGDAYDRAISFLSEYNITQGVTSTEYRPKSSVTRQQMTVFLYRFTGRANAWREADAVPAIKRW is encoded by the coding sequence TTGCGACGCACGCCCATTCGCCAGCGGCTCGTCATCGTCGGACTGATGGTCGGCCTGCTGGCCACCATCGCCGGACCCGCCTTCGCGACCCCGCAGGTCCGCGATTTCGGACCACAGATCGACGCGTACGCCCGCTACGAGGGCCAGACCCGCTGCCTGTCCACCGAGCAGCCCGGTGTCCGTGACTTCCGCGCACTCCTCCAGCGCACCTACGGCGCCAACGGTGGCGGCATCCTCCGCAACTGCTCGCAAGGCGGCAAGAGCGAGCACAAGGAGGGCCGCGCCTACGACTGGATGCTGAACGCCAACAACGCCAGCGACCGGCGCAAGGCCGACGAGGTGCTCGGCTGGCTGCTCGCCACCGACGAGCACGGCAACCGCCACGCCATGGCCCGCCGGCTCGGCATCATGTACATCATCTGGAACCGCCAGGTCTGGAACGCCTACCGGCCCAACGAGGGCTGGCGTCCCTACACCGGCGCGAGCCCGCACACCGACCACATCCACTTCAGCTTCACCTGGGACGGTGCGCAGCGCAAGACGTCGTTCTGGACCGCTCCCGACGTCGGCCAGGCCCGCGTCGCGGCCGCTCCGGGGCCGTTCGCGGACATCCCGTCGAACTACCAGTTCGTCCGTCAGATCTCCTGGGCCGCGGACGTGAACCTCACCAAGGGCGTCGGCAACGGGACCCACTTCGCTCCGGTCCGCAACGTCACCCGCGGCCAGATGGCGACGTTCCTGTGGCGCATGATGGGCGAGCCGGCGGTCAGCACGCCGCACGGCTTCACCGACATCCCCTCCGGTGCGCACTACGAGCCCGCGCTGCGCTGGGCCGTCGCGGCCGACGTGATCCCGGTGTCCAGCTCGCGTGAGTTCAACGGCGAGTCGGCGGTGTCGCGCCGCCACATGGCCCTGTGGATGCATCGCCTCGCGGGTAGCCCCAAGCCGACCCAGCAGCACAGCTTCTCCGACGTGCCGCGGGGCGACGCCTACGACCGCGCCATCTCCTTCCTGTCGGAGTACAACATCACCCAGGGCGTGACCTCGACCGAGTACCGCCCGAAGTCGTCGGTGACCCGCCAGCAGATGACCGTGTTCCTCTACCGGTTCACCGGTCGCGCCAACGCCTGGCGCGAGGCCGACGCCGTGCCGGCCATCAAGCGCTGGTAG
- a CDS encoding amidase, whose amino-acid sequence MQQWIGTSARDLAAAVRDGKVSAVELVRAHLDHLAEVEHRLGAFASVRQRAALEEAEALDGRADKADLPLAGVPIAVKDNTDLAGEPTRHGSKATSSEPAGQDAEVVARLRAAGAIPIGKTRCPELSAWGTSEDPAGVSVSPWDPSRTAGGSSGGSAAAVAAGVVPLAVATDGLGSVRIPAAACGLVGLKPGADVLPEHQGGEHHWFGMSRYGPLATTVADAALFLDVMAGTDRHREVTEAARPLQVAVSWAPPAPGTVITRHWIEPTLEAGRLLRAAGHAVMRADPPYEPATVPAVVARWTQGVARDVELLGLDESRLQPRTRAHVAVGRALGSRYPAAPEQAQRFRDRLAGLFEQHDVLLLPTLARDPLPARAWHRAGWTANLAATVAAYPLTPAFNLADVPVAAVPMWEHRGRPLSVQVVAAPGREDLVLAVAAELERLRPWTRHAPGWGVPTS is encoded by the coding sequence GTGCAGCAGTGGATCGGGACCAGCGCACGCGATCTGGCGGCGGCCGTCCGCGACGGCAAGGTCAGCGCCGTCGAACTGGTGCGCGCCCATCTCGACCACCTCGCCGAGGTCGAGCACCGGCTGGGCGCGTTCGCGTCCGTGCGCCAGCGCGCCGCGCTCGAGGAGGCCGAAGCGCTCGACGGCCGGGCCGACAAGGCCGACCTGCCGCTGGCCGGCGTGCCGATCGCCGTCAAGGACAACACCGACCTCGCCGGCGAGCCGACCCGCCACGGCAGCAAGGCGACCTCCAGCGAACCGGCCGGCCAGGACGCCGAGGTGGTGGCACGGCTGCGGGCGGCCGGCGCCATCCCGATCGGCAAGACCCGCTGCCCGGAGCTGTCGGCGTGGGGCACCTCCGAGGACCCGGCCGGCGTCAGCGTGAGCCCGTGGGACCCCTCGCGCACCGCGGGTGGGTCCTCCGGCGGGTCGGCCGCGGCGGTCGCCGCCGGGGTCGTGCCGCTGGCGGTGGCGACCGACGGGCTCGGCTCGGTGCGGATCCCGGCCGCCGCCTGCGGCCTGGTCGGCCTCAAGCCCGGTGCCGACGTGCTGCCGGAGCACCAGGGCGGTGAGCACCACTGGTTCGGGATGAGCCGCTACGGCCCGCTCGCCACCACGGTCGCGGACGCGGCGCTGTTCCTCGACGTCATGGCCGGCACCGACCGCCACCGCGAGGTCACCGAGGCCGCCCGACCACTGCAGGTCGCGGTGTCCTGGGCGCCTCCTGCGCCGGGCACGGTCATCACCCGCCACTGGATCGAGCCCACCCTGGAGGCGGGCCGGCTGCTGCGCGCCGCGGGCCACGCCGTCATGCGCGCGGATCCGCCCTACGAGCCCGCCACCGTCCCGGCCGTCGTGGCCCGCTGGACGCAGGGGGTCGCCCGTGACGTCGAGCTGCTCGGGCTGGACGAGTCGAGGTTGCAGCCCCGCACCCGGGCGCACGTGGCCGTCGGGCGGGCGCTCGGCTCGCGCTACCCGGCCGCGCCCGAGCAGGCGCAACGTTTCCGCGACCGGCTGGCGGGCCTGTTCGAGCAGCACGACGTGCTGCTGCTGCCGACCCTCGCACGCGACCCGTTGCCGGCACGGGCCTGGCACCGGGCGGGCTGGACGGCCAACCTCGCCGCGACCGTGGCGGCCTACCCGCTCACGCCGGCCTTCAACCTCGCCGACGTGCCGGTCGCGGCGGTCCCGATGTGGGAGCACCGGGGCCGGCCGCTGTCGGTGCAGGTCGTGGCCGCGCCCGGCCGCGAGGACCTGGTGCTGGCGGTGGCCGCCGAGCTCGAACGGCTGCGCCCCTGGACGCGCCACGCGCCCGGCTGGGGCGTGCCGACCTCGTAG